The following is a genomic window from Janibacter sp. DB-40.
CCGTCAAGCTCGAGGGCGGGGCCGAGATGGCCCCGACGATCGAGCGGCTGACGAAGGGGGGAATCCCCGTCATGGCACACATCGGCTTCACCCCGCAGAGCGAACACACGCTCGGCGGGTACCGGGTCCAGGGACGGGGCGACGCCGCGGCCGGGCTCCTCGCCGACGCCCGGGCCGTCCAGGCCGCGGGAGCCTTCGCCGTGGTGCTCGAGATGGTCACCTCCGACTCGGCCGCGGCGGTCACCGAGCAGCTCGACATCCCCACCATCGGCATCGGCGCCGGCGCCGACTGCGACGCGCAGGTCCTCGTGTGGCAGGACATGGCGGGGCTGGGAGCCGGGCGGACGCCACGCTTCGTCAAGCGCTACGCGGACGTGCGATCCGTCCTCTCCGACGCGGCCCGGGCCTACGCCGCGGACGTCGCCGGGGGCTCGTTCCCGGCGGCGGAGCACTCCTTCGAGCGCTGACCGGGGAACCTGGTCTCAGGCCCCGCCCTCGCGCCACTCGCGCTCGCGGCGCTCCTCCTCGTCCCACTTCTCCGTCTTCTCCCGGGCGATCTGCAGCGCCGCCGCGGCCTCGGCCTCGGTCTCGTAGGGCCCCATGACGTCCGCGTTCTGCGAGCGGTTCTCGTCGGTCTCGACCTGACGGGTCTCGATGTTGTACCAGTAGGCCATCGTCGTGCCGTCCTCTCCCGCGGGCCGGGCACCCGCACACCGGAGCGCATCCGATCAGCGCCCGTTGCCTAGACTCCACAGCATGTCCGCGTCCACCGCAACCGTCAGCCCCGGCGTGGTCTCTGCCCGCCGCGCCGTCCCCGCAGGCATCCCCCGGCCCGAGTACGTCGGCAAGGCCGCTCCGACCCCCTTCGCCGGGTCGGAGATCAAGGACGCCGAGACCATCGAGCGAATGCGCACCGCGGGCCGGGTCGCCGCCGGCGCCCTCGCCGAGGCCGGCCGCGCCGTCGTCCCCGGCACGACCACCGACGAGGTGGACCGCGTCGGTCACGAGTACCTCCTGGACCACGGCGCCTACCCCTCGACACTCGGCTACCGGGGCTTCCCGAAGTCGCTGTGCACCTCGGTCAACGAGGTCGTCTGCCACGGCATCCCCGACAGCCGGCGCATCGAGGACGGCGACATCGTCAACATCGACATCACCGGCTTCATCGGCGGCGTCCACGGCGACACCAACGCGACCTTCCTCGCCGGTGACGTCGACGAGGAGTCACGCCTGCTCGTCGAGCGCACCCACGAGGCGATGATGCGCGGGATCAAGGCGGCGCTGCCGGGGCGGCAGATCAACATCATCGGCCGCGTCATCGAGAAGTACGCGAGCCGCTTCGGCTACGGGGTGGTACGCGACTACACCGGGCACGGCATCGGTACCTCCTTCCACTCCGGTCTGGTCATCCCGCACTACGACGCAGCCCCCTCGTACGACACCACCATCGAGCCGGGGATGACCTTCACGATCGAGCCGATGCTCAACCTCGGCACCCCGGAGTGGACCCTGTGGGACGACGGGTGGACCGTGGTGACGAAGGACCTGCGCCGGTCCGCCCAGTTCGAGCACACCATCCTCATCACCGAGGACGGCAACGAGATCCTCACCCTCCCCGAGACGGTCGGAAGGTAGACATGGCCACGCACCACGCCCTGGGCATCGACATCGGCGGCTCCGGCATCAAGGGGCCCCGGTCGACCTCGACCGGGGACGCTTCGCCGAGGACCGGCTGCGGATCGCCACCCCGGAGGAGGCGACCCCCGAGGCGGTCTGCGAGGTGGTCGGCCAGATCGCGGAGCACTTCTCGGTCGGCAACGACGTGCCACTGGGCATCACGCTCCCCGCCGTGGTCGACCGCGGCGTCGTGCGCAGCGCGGCCAACATCGACCGGGCATGGATCGACCTCGACGCCGACCAGCTCTTCAGCGAACGCCTCGGCCGACCGGTCCACCTCGTCAACGACGCGGACGCCGCGGGCGTCGCCGAGCTCCACTACGGCGCCGCCAGGGGCCAGCGGGGTCTGGTCGTCCTCACCACCCTGGGCACCGGGATCGGCACGGCCCTGATCATGGACGGGGTGCTCGTGCCCAACACCGAGCTCGGGCACCTCGAGATCGACGGCCACGACGCCGAGACCCGCGCCGCCGAGTCGGTCCGGGACCGCGAGGGCCTGGACTGGGAGCAGTGGGCCGAGCGCCTGCAGGCGTACTACAGCCACCTCGAGGCGCTCATCCGACCGGACCTCATCGTCGTCGGCGGAGGGGTCAGCAAGCAGGCCGACCGCTTCCTGCCCCTGCTCGACCTGCGCGCCGAGATCGTCCCGGCGAAGCTGCGCAACAAGGCCGGAATCATCGGCGCCGCGCACCTGGCCGCGCGGGGAAACTGACACCGGACCGTGTCCTCAACGGGTGCGCACGTGGCGGGCACCCGGATCCCCGATGCGGCAAGGTTGGGTACATGACGAACTCCTCGGGTGCGCCGACTCGGCCCCTGGATCGACGTCTGGGCCTGCGGGACGGCGTCGCCCTGGGGCTCGCAGCGATGATCGGCGCCGGCCTGTTCAGCGCCTTCGCCCCCGCGGCTGCCAGCGCCGGCCGGTGGCTGGTCCTCTCCGTCGTCATCGCCGCCCTCGTCGCGGCCGCCAATGCCTCCTCCATGGCACGCCTCGCCGCGCGCTACCCCGACTCGGGCGGCGCATACGTCTACGGCCGCGAGCGCTTGGGCTTGCCGTGGGGCCACCTGGCCGGGTGGGCCTTCGTCGTGGGCAAGGTCGCCTCGTGCGCCGCGATGGCCATGACCCTCGCGGTGCACGTCTGGCCCAACTTCGCCAAGCCGATCGCCGTCCTGGCCGTCCTGGCCGTGCTCGCCCTCAACCTGCAGGGCGTGCACCGCTCGGCCCGGGTGGCCCTCGGCATCGTGGCGCTGGTGGTGACGCTCGTGGTCACCTTCGGCGCCGTCATGCTCATCGCTCCCCCGGTCACGGTGGACACACCACCCCCGGCCGTCCCGGGCTCCGGGACTCCCGCGGGCGTGCTCCAGGGCGCGGGGTTCCTCTTCTTCGCCTTCGCCGGGTACGCCCGGGTGGCGACGCTCGGCGAGGAGATCACCGACCCGCGTCGCACGATCCCCCGCGCCATCGGCATCGCACTGCTGGTCGTGCTGGCGCTGTACGTGCTCGTCGCGGTGGCGCTGACCAGCTCGCTCGGGGCCGGCTGGCTGGCGGCCCGCGAGGCTCCGCTGGCGGAGGCAGCGGAGATCTCCGCGTGGCCGTGGCTGGGCCCTGCCCTGCGCGTCGCGGCCATCCTCGCCGCGGGCGGTGCGCTGCTCGCGCTCGTCCTCGGTGCCTCCCGCACCCTCATGGCGATGGCCAGGGACCGCCACCTCCCACCGGTGCTGGCCACCGTCGACGGCCCGCACCGCACACCGCGCCGGGCGGAGGCCGTGATCGCCGGGCTCGTGATCGTGCTCATCGTGCTCGTGGACCTGCGCGGGGCGATCGCCTTCTCCTCCTTCCTCGTCCTGACCTACTACGCGATCGCCAACGCCAGCGCGTGGACCCTCGAGGGTCGGGCGGCCACGAAGGTCGTCCCCTCCCTCGGTCTCCTGGCCTGCGTCGGCATCGCCTTCCTCCTGCCGTGGCAGGCCGTGGTCGCCGGCGTGGTCGTCCTCGGGCTCGGCGCGTTCATCGGGTGGGCGCGCCACACCACGCGTGAGCACCCCGACGCGTAGACTGCTGGACGGATGAGTCGGCCGGACGGTCGCGTCACCGCTGCGGCGGTGTCGAGGAAAGTCCGGGCTCCACAGGGCGTGGTGGTGGCCAACAGCCACCCGGGGCGACCCGCGGGACAGTGCCACAGAAAGCAGACCGCCTCGTCCACCTCGGTGGACGAGGTGAGGGTGAAAGGGTGGTGTAAGAGACCACCAGCGATCCGGGTGACCGGATCGGCTCGGTAAACCCCACCAGGAGCAAGTCCGGACAGTGTGCGTCCGAGGGCGGCCCGCCCGAGCACACGGGTAGGACGCTGGAGGTCGTCGGCAACGGCGACCCGAGATGGATGGCCGTCGCCCCGGCAACCGGTAACGGTGCCGGGGAACAGAACCCGGCTTACAGGCCGACTCATCCCCCACTCCGGCCTCCACGAGGTCGGAGAGTGGTTGCGCCCGGCTCCCACGGGCCGTGCGGCCGCGCGCAGCGCACGGGGTCGGTTCAGGCCGTTGCCACCGGCTCCTTCGGCGTGGGCCGGTCACTCTCGGCGCGCAGTGCCGGAAGGTAGAGGAGCACACCGGCACCCGAGACCACCCCGAGCACCACGACGCCGACGGAGAGCGAGGTGGCGTCCGCGAGCAGGCCGGCGAGCGGTGCGCTCACGGCGAAGACCGCGAAGCCGACCATCGAACCGAGTGAGAGGACCGTCGTACGGTTGCCGGCCTCGGCCTCGCGGTGCACGAGGGAGGCGTGCAGTGGCCCGCTGCCCCCGAAGATGCCGTACGCAGCCAGGTAGCCCAGGACCACGCCCGCCGGACCCGTCGCGAGGCCGATCGCGACGACTCCCCCAGCCATCCCCAGGTGGGTGACCATGGCCGCACGTCCCACGCCGATCCGGGCCGAGAGCCAGCCGCCGACAGCGGCGCCGCCGGCGTAGACCGCCCACCCTGCCGCAGCGACCGGGCTCATCAGGGCCCCGGCTGCCTCCTCGCTGCCCAGGAGCTCGGCGAGCCGCAACGGCACGAGACCCTCGAAGCCGATCATGGGCAGGGAGATGGCCGCCTCGGCCCCGAGGAGGGCCAGCAGCACCGCGTTGGCGGTCACGAGCTGCAGCCCGGACCGCACCACGCGCGGCGCCTCACGCACACTCGACCGGGCCGAGACGCGCTCGGCGCGAGGCGGCTCCCGCAGCAGCACCACGATGGCCACCAGGTGCACGACGGTGAGCGCGAGGCAGATCATGAAGGGCAGCCGCAGTGCGCTCCCGGGAAGGGGATCCCACAGCACCAGACCGCCGGATGCCAGTGCGCCCAGGGCGATGGAGGCGCCGAGCACCGTGCCGGCGCGCGACAGCTCCTGGTCGACGTCGGCGCCCGGTCGGTGCGCGTGCACGCTGTCGACGTACCACGCCTCCAGCGGTCCGGAGTCGAGCGCGCGGAACACCCCTTGGACGGCCATCGCCGCCGCGAAGACCCAGAACGAGGCGGCGACCAGATAGAGCGCCATCGAGGCGACTGCGGTCACGGCTGCCGCGATCAGCACCGGGCGGCGTCCGAAGGCATCGGCGAAACCGCTGGTCGGCAGCTCGAGCAGCAGGATCACCACCCCCTGCACCGAGCCGAGGGTGAGCACCTGGGTGACGGTCAGGCCGTGCTCGAGCGGCCACAGCGAGAACAGCGCGATGGTCAGTCCCACGGGGAACCAACGGGTGGCGTCAGCAGCCAGTAGACGCGCCGGGCCGCTGCCGGCGCCAGGGCACTCATCAGTCGCCGCTGTCGATGGTCTCGTCGACCACGCCATCGACTGCTCCGCCGACCCCTGCGGCGCCGGGGCGGGGGAACATCGCCACCTGGACGACGACGGGCACGGTGTCCCCGGTGCCCTCGTCCTCCTCCTCGGTCTCGTCCACGAGCTCCTCCAGAGCCGCCAGGAGGGCCCGAGCCCGCGTCGGGGTCAGGCGCACCTCCCAGTCGGCCAGGCTCGAGACCTCACGCCATCGAGCCGGCAGCAGGTCGCGCTCCTCGACTGCGTGCTGCACCTGCTCGGCCTGCACGACCGCCACGGCCTGGAGGAAGGCGCCGAGGGCGTCGCGCGCAGCATCGTCCTCCTCGCTGTCCGCACCCCCGAACTCGGTGGAGCGGTGCGCGGCGCGCCACCATCGCTCGCGGCGGGATCCGTCGTGGCTGCCATCGAGGTCGTCCTCGATGAAGCCGTGCTTCGCCAGCTGACGCAGGTGGTACGAGGTCGCCCCGGAGTTCAGCCCCAACCGGACGGCCAGCGATGTCGCCGTCGCCGGGCCCTCGGAGCGCAGCAGCCCCAGCATCCGCAGTCTCACGGGATGGGCCAGAGCACGCAGGCTCTCGGGCCGAGGCGTCGCTCCGGTGCTGGTCACGACACGAAGGTATTACTGCACATGAGTATTTGCAAACAGGTATTTGCCGAGTGTGCGGACCCGGTCAGAGCCAGCCGAGGCCCTCGGCGACGAGGACGAGGCCGAAGAGGGCGAAGGCGGCCGCGGCGCCGTAGGTGATGACCTTCTCGGGGAGCTTGCGCCCGAGGACCGCACCGACCGCGATCGCCAGGGCGTCTGCGGCCACCATGCCGATCGTGGAGCCGATCCAGGTGCCGAACCAGTCCTCGCGCACGGCCAGCGTGATCGTGGCGAGCATCGTCTTGTCGCCGAGCTCGGCGAGGAAGAAGGCTGCTCCGACGGCGAGCAGTGCCGAGCCGGTGGCCTTCTTGGCCTTCTGCTCCTCCTCCTCGGTCAGCTCGTCGCCGCGCAGCGTCCACACCGCGAAGCCGAGGAAGGCGACACCGGCCGCGACCGCGATCGGGCCCTGGTACTCCTCGAAGCCCGAACCGATGGCATACCCGATCCCCACGGAGGCGAGATGCACCAGCAGCGTCGCGACGGTGATGCCGATGATGACGTCCCGCGCCCGGTACCGAGTGGCGAAGGTCATCGCCATCAGCTGGCTCTTGTCGCCGAGCTCGGCGACGAAGATGACCACGGTGCTGAGCACCAGTGCTTCGAACATGAGAAAGCTCCTCGTCTGCCCGGACGAGGAGCCGTGTCACGACGAGCCTCGACCGGGTCGTCGCATGACTGACCGGTCGAAAGTCTCGTCCGCCAGCCGAGCTGGCCCGATGTGCCGGACCCACGACCTGTCGGTCCGGGGTCAGTGTGTCGACACACCTGTTGGGGACTACTCCCTTTCGAGCGCTCACCCTAACCCATGGCGAAGGGGTGGGCTCACCCGACCGCGAAGCTCGCCTTGCCCCGCGCATGGTCGACTGCGGTCAGGCGGACGGTGACCTTGTCGCCGAGACCGGCCCTCCCGCTGGCCCTGCCGATGACGGGCGGGTCGATCACCTGGATCTCCATCTCACCCTCCCCCTCCGGCACGTCGATGACGACGGCCGTGAAGGTCTGGCCCACCCTGTCGGCGAGCGTGGCCGCCTCGATCGCGTCCATGGCTCCCCTCTCCACGCCACCGACCAGCCGCTCGGAGGCCTCCATCAGCCCGGGCAGGGTCGGCAGCGCCTGACGCACCCACGTCGGCACCTCCTCGCCGGCGCTCACGGCGGCGCACAGGGCCAGGCCGAAACGGTCGACGAGGCGGCGGAGCGGCGCCGTGACGTGGGCGTACGGGGCGGCGATCGCGGCCTGCTCGACGAGCTCGGGCACTCCGCCGTCGAAGACGGTGTACCCCGCCCCGCGGAAGAGCACGGTCGACTCGTGGATGAGCGCGAGGTGGCGCGCGTTGCTCCCGTCGAGCGAGCGCAGCAGGTCACCGTGGGTCTGCTCCGCCGGCCACGGGATCTGCAGGGCCGACGCGATCTGCCGCAGCTGGCGCAGGGCGTCCTCGCCGGGCTCGGGCATCGTGCGCAGGATGCCCACATCCGCGTGCAGCATCATCTCGGCGGCGACCATGCCGGTGAGCAGCGAGATCTGGGCGTTCCAGTCCTCGGCGCGCAGCAACGGACGCAGCTGCAGCCGGAAGCCGCCGTCGACCTGCTCGACCTCCTGGTCGGGCATCGGCAGCGACGCGCCGCCCCGCTCCTGCTCGAGGGTGATGCGCTTGTCGCCGATCTCCTGGAGCAGGGCGAGCCGCTCGTCGTCGGTGCCCGCGTCGATGCTCGCCTGCACCTCGGCGTACTCGAGCCGCTCGACGCTGCGCACCATGGCCGGGTAGATCTCGGCGGCGGTGTGCTCGCCCCGGGCGTCGAGGCGGATGTCCCACACGTACGCCGGGCGGAGCTCGTCGGGAAGCAGGCTCGCGGCCCCCTCGCTGAGCACCGGTGGGTGCAGCGGGGTGCGCTCGTCGGGCGCGTAGATGGTCTGGCCGCGGCGGCGGGCCTCTGCGTCGATGGCCCCGCCCGGCTCGACGAAGGACTCCAGGTGGGCGATCGCGTAGCGCACGCGGTACCCGTCACCGTCGCGGGAGAGGTGCATCGCCTGGTCGAGGTCCATGGACCCGGGTGGGTCGATGGTGAGGAAGGGGAGGTCGGTCTCGTCCCGCTCGGGGAGCGAGAGCGGCTGCGCCGCAACGCGCTCGGCCTCGGTGATGACCTCGGCCGGGAAGTCCTCCGGCACCTCGAGCTCGGCCCGGATCTCATCGAGTCGTGAGCGCAACCCGGCGGCGTCGACGACCTCTCCGGTCGCGGGGTCCGTGGGTCGGAGGAGGCCGATGCGCTTTCCCATGCTGGACACCCTAGGCGCACCCCGTAGGGTTCCGGCGTGCTCGTGCTGCTGCCGCCCTCGGAGTCCAAGACCGGTCGTTCGCGGGGCAAGACCCTCGACCTCGGCTCGTTGTCGTTCCCTGCCCTGACGCCGGCCCGGGAGCGTGTGCTCGCGGCCCTCGCGGAGGTCAGCGCCCGCGCCGACGCCCACGAGGTGCTCGGTGTCAGCCCCAACCTCGTCGCGGAGGTGGCCCGCAACACCGCCCTCATGACCGCACCGGCGCCACCGGCCTCGCACGTCTACAGCGGTGTCCTCTACGACGCCCTCGACCTCGCGAGCCTCTCGCCGGGCGCCAAGCGCCGGGCCGGGCGGTGGCTCGTCATCGTCTCGGCGCTCTTCGGTGCGGTCCGTCCGGGCGACCGCATCCCGCCCTACCGGCTCTCGATGGCGGTGAACCTCCCTGGTGTCGGGCCGCTGGCCGCGCACTGGCGCGAGGTCCTCGACGCGGAGCTGACCGCCGCGGCCGGGACCGGCCTGGTCGTCGACTGCCGCTCGAGCACCTACGCCGCAGCGTGGCAGCCCTCCGGCACGACGGCGACACGGTGGGTCCACGTCACCGTCCCGGGGGCGACGCACATGGCCAAGCACACGCGCGGCCTCGTCGCCCGCCACCTGCTCGGGGTCGACCGGGAGCCGAGGACGCCGCAGGCGCTCGTAGCGGCGCTCGAGCCGGCCTTCGAGGTCGAGCTGTCCGGCCCGGCGAAGGGGGCCGGCCCCCTTCGCCTCGCCGTGACCGCGAGGTAGCGCCCCGCCTCAGTCCAAGCCGTCGAGGGCCGAGGTGAGGTCGGCGAGGAGGTCGTCGACACCCTCGAGCCCCACGGAGATGCGCAGGGTCGCGTCGGTGATGCCGATCGCGGCGCGTGCCTCCGGCCCCATGCGGCGGTGCGTCGTCGTCGCCGGGTGGGTGATGAGCGACTTCGAGTCGCCGAGGTTGTTGGAGATGTCCACGAGGCGCAGCGCGTTGACGACCGCGAAGGCCTCGGCCTTGCCCCCGTCGATCGCGAAGGTAACGACCGTGCCGCCACCACCCATCTGCCGCCGGGCGAGGTCGTGCTGCGGGTGGTCCGGCAGCCAGGGGTGGACGACCTGCGTGACCCGGGGGTGCTGCTGCAGCTCCCGGGCCAGCACGAGGGAGGACTCGGCCATCCGACGCACGCGCAGGTCCATCGTCTCCAGCCCCTTGAGCAGCACCCAGGCGTTGAAGGGCGACAAGGACGGTCCGGTGTGCCGGATGAGGTTGCGCACGGGGCCGTCGATGTAGTCGGCCGGACCGAGGATCGCGCCACCGAGGACCCGCCCCTGCCCGTCGATGTGCTTGGTCGCGGAGTACACGACGATGTCGGCGCCGTGGTCGAGCGGCCGGGAGAACACGGGGGTACCGAAGACGTTGTCGACGACGACCTGCGCGCCTGCGGCGTGGGCGAGCTCGCTCACCGCGGCGATGTCGACGAGCTCCTGCATCGGGTTGCTCGGCGTCTCGAAGAAGACCGCCGTGGTCGGCTCGGACAGCGCCTCGCGCCACTGGTCGAGGTCGGGCCCGTCGACGAGGACGGTCTCGACGCCCCACCGGGGCAGGATCTCGTCGACGATGACGAAGCAGCTGCCGAAGAGCGAGCGCGAGGAGACGAGTCGGTCCCCCTCACCGAGCAGCGCCGCCAGCGCGGTGAAGACCGCCGACATCCCCGAGGACGTGGCGTAGGCCGCCTCGGCGCCCTCGAGCACGCGCAGCCGCTCCTCGAGCATGCCGACGGTCGGGTTGCCGTAGCGGGAGTAGACGTACTTCTCCACGCCCCCGGAGAAGGCGGCCTCGGCCTCCTCGGCGGTGCCGTAGACGAAGCCGGAGGTGAGGAAGAGGGCCTCGGACGTCTCGTCGAAGGTGGTGCGGGCCTGCCCACCCCTGACCGCCAGGGTCTGCGGGGAGAGCCCGCTCGGATCGAGGTACGGCGCGGGGTTGCCCGGGCCGTGGGGGGACTCGCTCACCCCTGCCGCCATGGCAGGCCGGCCTGCTTCCACCCGGCGACGGCACGGTGCCCGTGCTCGTCGACCGGGCCCTCGAAGCCGTCGACGATGTTGTACGACTTCGCCCAGCCGGCTGCGGTGGCTGCCTCGGCGGCGGCCACGGACCGTCCACCGGAGCGGCAGAGGAAGTACACGGAGGAGTCCTGGGGCACGGCCTCCTGCAGCTGCTGCAGGAACGCGTCGTTGACGGTCCCTGCTGGGAAGGAGCTCCACTCGATGGGGACCATCTGCTTGTCGATGGCGGACAGGTCCGGGACCCCGACGAAGGCCCACTCCGCTTGGGTGCGCACATCGACGAGGACGGCCTCCGGGTCGGACGCGAGGGCCTCCCACGCGTGCTGGGGGCTGAGGTCTGCGGCGTACGTCATGCACCAAGGGTATGCACGGGAGGCGTGCCCCGTGCACGCCCGGTCGACACCCGAGACGGTCAGAAACTCAGCTCGATGCCCTGGACCACGAGCCACGAGGTGATGAGGAAGCGGGCCAGGCACCCGAGCGTGGTCACCACGACGAAGAGGGCGAGGGAGACGTGCTTGATCCCCGCGGCCACCGTGACGACGGCGAGCGGCGGGAAGCCCACGCCGGCACCGGCGAGCATGACCAGCGGCCCCAGGTGCGGACGGTCCAGCAGATCGATCATCGCCTTGCTCCACCGCTCGAGACGCTTCCTGAAGGCGCTGCGGCTCTTGCGTGCCTTGTCCGCGGCCCGCAGCTCCTTCTCCTCGCGGCGCTTCATGAAGGCCTCGGCGCCCTTCTCCGCGGCGACGAAGTGGGTCACCTTGCCGACGACCAGCCCGCCCGTCATCGCCGACACGTGCACGACCCACAGGTCGGGGAAGATGACGGGTGCCGCGACCGCGTAGATCTCGGCGTTCAGGGGCGGGAAGTACGCGGACAGCAGGCCGAAGACCACCGCGCCGATCACGCCGGACGCGGTCAACCAGGTGGGCAGGTCGTCGATGTCGCCGCTCCTCAGGTCCGGTTGGTGAAGGCGACGAGCGCCTCGCCGTCGGGCCGGACCTCGAGCGCGGTGAGGGAGCCCGGGTCGACGGCCAGGCGCCGCATCCGCTCGCGCGGCAGGCCGAGGACGTGCGCGAGGACGACGAGGATCGCCGTGCGGTGGCAGGCGACGACGGCGGTGCGTCCGTCGGCGACGACTCGCTCCCACGCCGTGACGACCCGCGTGGTCAGCTCCTCGTGCGTCTCCCCCTCGGACGGCTCGTCCCAGTCCGCATCGGCGTGGGGAGCGACCGCGAGCCGCTCGGCGACCGTGTCACCGGTCCTCGCGTCCCGGGTCGGGTCGGAGGTGACGACGCGCACGTCCGCGTCGTCGACGAGCGCGGCCACCCGGTCGGCTGCGCGCTCGGACTGCTCGGTGTCGCCGTGGCGCACGAGGACGACCAGGGTGGGCCCGTCGCGCCCCGATCGGCGCTGCGCCGCAGCCGGCTCGGTGTCCCGGCGGGGTGGGTGGTCGCCGCGCGATCCCTCGCGCCACTCCTCGACCTCCTCGCCGTCCATCCCGCGGTTGGACAGGGCATCGGCGTGCGCGTTCGCGTCGCGGGGGATCCAGACGAACGCGACCGAGCCACCCGCGGCAGTGATCTCGGCGACGAGGTCGCGGCCCTGCCGGGCGAGCTCCTGCATGTCGGGGTGCTTGATCT
Proteins encoded in this region:
- the panB gene encoding 3-methyl-2-oxobutanoate hydroxymethyltransferase, which gives rise to MSTPSTPSPVQTAETAETPAPYGDTPAAPVQRKRVRIPHLHAKKERGERWAMLTAYDVQTAQIFDEAGIPVLLVGDSAGNTVFGYDTTVPVTLDEMVVLTRAVATGASSALVVADLPFGTYQASPEQAYLSAARLMKEGLAHAVKLEGGAEMAPTIERLTKGGIPVMAHIGFTPQSEHTLGGYRVQGRGDAAAGLLADARAVQAAGAFAVVLEMVTSDSAAAVTEQLDIPTIGIGAGADCDAQVLVWQDMAGLGAGRTPRFVKRYADVRSVLSDAARAYAADVAGGSFPAAEHSFER
- a CDS encoding methionine aminopeptidase, whose product is MAYWYNIETRQVETDENRSQNADVMGPYETEAEAAAALQIAREKTEKWDEEERREREWREGGA
- the map gene encoding type I methionyl aminopeptidase, which encodes MSASTATVSPGVVSARRAVPAGIPRPEYVGKAAPTPFAGSEIKDAETIERMRTAGRVAAGALAEAGRAVVPGTTTDEVDRVGHEYLLDHGAYPSTLGYRGFPKSLCTSVNEVVCHGIPDSRRIEDGDIVNIDITGFIGGVHGDTNATFLAGDVDEESRLLVERTHEAMMRGIKAALPGRQINIIGRVIEKYASRFGYGVVRDYTGHGIGTSFHSGLVIPHYDAAPSYDTTIEPGMTFTIEPMLNLGTPEWTLWDDGWTVVTKDLRRSAQFEHTILITEDGNEILTLPETVGR
- a CDS encoding APC family permease; translated protein: MTNSSGAPTRPLDRRLGLRDGVALGLAAMIGAGLFSAFAPAAASAGRWLVLSVVIAALVAAANASSMARLAARYPDSGGAYVYGRERLGLPWGHLAGWAFVVGKVASCAAMAMTLAVHVWPNFAKPIAVLAVLAVLALNLQGVHRSARVALGIVALVVTLVVTFGAVMLIAPPVTVDTPPPAVPGSGTPAGVLQGAGFLFFAFAGYARVATLGEEITDPRRTIPRAIGIALLVVLALYVLVAVALTSSLGAGWLAAREAPLAEAAEISAWPWLGPALRVAAILAAGGALLALVLGASRTLMAMARDRHLPPVLATVDGPHRTPRRAEAVIAGLVIVLIVLVDLRGAIAFSSFLVLTYYAIANASAWTLEGRAATKVVPSLGLLACVGIAFLLPWQAVVAGVVVLGLGAFIGWARHTTREHPDA
- a CDS encoding MFS transporter, which codes for MGLTIALFSLWPLEHGLTVTQVLTLGSVQGVVILLLELPTSGFADAFGRRPVLIAAAVTAVASMALYLVAASFWVFAAAMAVQGVFRALDSGPLEAWYVDSVHAHRPGADVDQELSRAGTVLGASIALGALASGGLVLWDPLPGSALRLPFMICLALTVVHLVAIVVLLREPPRAERVSARSSVREAPRVVRSGLQLVTANAVLLALLGAEAAISLPMIGFEGLVPLRLAELLGSEEAAGALMSPVAAAGWAVYAGGAAVGGWLSARIGVGRAAMVTHLGMAGGVVAIGLATGPAGVVLGYLAAYGIFGGSGPLHASLVHREAEAGNRTTVLSLGSMVGFAVFAVSAPLAGLLADATSLSVGVVVLGVVSGAGVLLYLPALRAESDRPTPKEPVATA
- a CDS encoding helix-turn-helix domain-containing protein, producing MTSTGATPRPESLRALAHPVRLRMLGLLRSEGPATATSLAVRLGLNSGATSYHLRQLAKHGFIEDDLDGSHDGSRRERWWRAAHRSTEFGGADSEEDDAARDALGAFLQAVAVVQAEQVQHAVEERDLLPARWREVSSLADWEVRLTPTRARALLAALEELVDETEEEDEGTGDTVPVVVQVAMFPRPGAAGVGGAVDGVVDETIDSGD
- a CDS encoding TMEM165/GDT1 family protein encodes the protein MFEALVLSTVVIFVAELGDKSQLMAMTFATRYRARDVIIGITVATLLVHLASVGIGYAIGSGFEEYQGPIAVAAGVAFLGFAVWTLRGDELTEEEEQKAKKATGSALLAVGAAFFLAELGDKTMLATITLAVREDWFGTWIGSTIGMVAADALAIAVGAVLGRKLPEKVITYGAAAAFALFGLVLVAEGLGWL
- a CDS encoding RNB domain-containing ribonuclease, translated to MGKRIGLLRPTDPATGEVVDAAGLRSRLDEIRAELEVPEDFPAEVITEAERVAAQPLSLPERDETDLPFLTIDPPGSMDLDQAMHLSRDGDGYRVRYAIAHLESFVEPGGAIDAEARRRGQTIYAPDERTPLHPPVLSEGAASLLPDELRPAYVWDIRLDARGEHTAAEIYPAMVRSVERLEYAEVQASIDAGTDDERLALLQEIGDKRITLEQERGGASLPMPDQEVEQVDGGFRLQLRPLLRAEDWNAQISLLTGMVAAEMMLHADVGILRTMPEPGEDALRQLRQIASALQIPWPAEQTHGDLLRSLDGSNARHLALIHESTVLFRGAGYTVFDGGVPELVEQAAIAAPYAHVTAPLRRLVDRFGLALCAAVSAGEEVPTWVRQALPTLPGLMEASERLVGGVERGAMDAIEAATLADRVGQTFTAVVIDVPEGEGEMEIQVIDPPVIGRASGRAGLGDKVTVRLTAVDHARGKASFAVG
- a CDS encoding peroxide stress protein YaaA, yielding MLVLLPPSESKTGRSRGKTLDLGSLSFPALTPARERVLAALAEVSARADAHEVLGVSPNLVAEVARNTALMTAPAPPASHVYSGVLYDALDLASLSPGAKRRAGRWLVIVSALFGAVRPGDRIPPYRLSMAVNLPGVGPLAAHWREVLDAELTAAAGTGLVVDCRSSTYAAAWQPSGTTATRWVHVTVPGATHMAKHTRGLVARHLLGVDREPRTPQALVAALEPAFEVELSGPAKGAGPLRLAVTAR
- a CDS encoding O-succinylhomoserine sulfhydrylase, giving the protein MSESPHGPGNPAPYLDPSGLSPQTLAVRGGQARTTFDETSEALFLTSGFVYGTAEEAEAAFSGGVEKYVYSRYGNPTVGMLEERLRVLEGAEAAYATSSGMSAVFTALAALLGEGDRLVSSRSLFGSCFVIVDEILPRWGVETVLVDGPDLDQWREALSEPTTAVFFETPSNPMQELVDIAAVSELAHAAGAQVVVDNVFGTPVFSRPLDHGADIVVYSATKHIDGQGRVLGGAILGPADYIDGPVRNLIRHTGPSLSPFNAWVLLKGLETMDLRVRRMAESSLVLARELQQHPRVTQVVHPWLPDHPQHDLARRQMGGGGTVVTFAIDGGKAEAFAVVNALRLVDISNNLGDSKSLITHPATTTHRRMGPEARAAIGITDATLRISVGLEGVDDLLADLTSALDGLD
- a CDS encoding rhodanese-like domain-containing protein encodes the protein MTYAADLSPQHAWEALASDPEAVLVDVRTQAEWAFVGVPDLSAIDKQMVPIEWSSFPAGTVNDAFLQQLQEAVPQDSSVYFLCRSGGRSVAAAEAATAAGWAKSYNIVDGFEGPVDEHGHRAVAGWKQAGLPWRQG